The following proteins come from a genomic window of Edaphobacter sp. 4G125:
- a CDS encoding MBOAT family O-acyltransferase: protein MPPGLTHFFSNSLMLVTLAVPFLLFPLAAWVVLRCTSGKMRMALFAIVNLIFALGVCISRGTYGVRLHDVKEYFIFSTAMFVVYVALVAVQYLLLEKKLGSWLPLFFPILILILVKYVPRQWTQGFVPAPFSNKVFADFFLGLSYMAFRLTYMVHEIRNGIVPLPSFAEYLSFAFFVPTLSIGPINPYSAFHKSLEAPDRTLTPIGRSWARILIGLTKYIFLGNLANQLTYDGLLADGLPHLWIDFPIAVAGYCAYLYLNFSGFCDIAIGVSGLLGIHVHENFDRPFSKRNLQEFWAHWHITLTDYMRDMVFVPLSKSLVRRFGPASTPHCIALAIAIVFVLMGIWHGAGWNFVIYGLWHAVGVVVVHYYTLFLKKRLGKARYAKYRENRAIYHIANAITLAYFALGLIFVTNSMHGLKIIFGAFRPM, encoded by the coding sequence ATGCCGCCCGGCCTGACTCACTTTTTCTCGAACTCGCTGATGCTTGTAACGCTGGCAGTTCCTTTTCTGCTCTTTCCTTTAGCAGCATGGGTGGTTTTGCGCTGCACTTCCGGCAAAATGCGCATGGCTCTATTCGCCATCGTCAACCTCATCTTCGCTCTTGGCGTGTGTATCTCGCGCGGGACGTATGGCGTGCGGCTTCACGACGTCAAGGAGTATTTCATCTTCTCCACTGCGATGTTTGTGGTTTACGTCGCGCTGGTTGCGGTGCAGTACCTTCTTCTTGAAAAGAAGCTGGGATCATGGCTGCCCCTGTTTTTTCCGATCCTAATTCTTATCCTGGTCAAATACGTCCCGCGTCAGTGGACCCAGGGTTTTGTACCCGCTCCATTTTCGAACAAGGTCTTTGCCGATTTCTTTCTGGGCCTCTCATACATGGCCTTCCGGCTCACCTACATGGTGCACGAGATCCGCAATGGCATTGTTCCTCTGCCCAGTTTTGCGGAGTACCTATCTTTCGCATTTTTCGTCCCGACACTTTCGATTGGCCCGATTAACCCTTACAGCGCATTTCATAAATCGCTGGAAGCTCCTGATCGCACGTTGACTCCTATTGGCCGAAGCTGGGCGCGTATTCTCATCGGGCTCACGAAATATATCTTTCTCGGAAATCTCGCCAACCAGCTGACCTACGATGGTCTGCTTGCAGATGGCCTGCCACATCTCTGGATCGATTTTCCCATCGCCGTTGCCGGATACTGCGCTTACCTGTATCTGAATTTTTCGGGATTTTGCGATATCGCTATCGGCGTCTCTGGCCTGCTCGGAATTCACGTGCATGAGAACTTCGATCGTCCCTTCAGTAAGCGCAATTTGCAGGAGTTCTGGGCGCATTGGCATATCACCCTTACCGATTACATGCGCGACATGGTCTTCGTGCCATTGTCGAAATCTCTCGTCCGTCGCTTTGGGCCAGCCTCTACGCCGCACTGCATCGCTCTTGCGATTGCGATTGTTTTTGTTCTGATGGGCATCTGGCATGGCGCAGGGTGGAACTTCGTGATCTATGGCCTGTGGCACGCCGTTGGTGTCGTCGTCGTGCATTACTACACGCTGTTCCTCAAGAAACGGCTCGGGAAGGCGCGTTACGCAAAGTACCGGGAAAACCGCGCGATCTATCATATTGCCAACGCGATCACGCTTGCGTACTTTGCTCTTGGCCTGATCTTCGTCACCAACTCCATGCATGGCCTGAAGATTATCTTTGGAGCCTTCAGGCCGATGTAA
- a CDS encoding acyl carrier protein encodes MTQTEILAKMQTVFDDVFLDDVKVAPELSAKDVEEWDSLLQISLVLGVEKAFNVRFRVGEVEATKNLGEFADLIQRRMNEGAKA; translated from the coding sequence ATGACACAAACTGAAATCCTTGCCAAAATGCAGACTGTCTTCGACGACGTGTTTCTAGACGATGTGAAGGTAGCGCCTGAACTCAGCGCGAAAGATGTGGAAGAGTGGGACTCGCTGCTGCAGATCTCTCTTGTGCTTGGTGTGGAAAAGGCCTTCAACGTGCGGTTCCGCGTAGGCGAGGTGGAAGCAACGAAGAACCTCGGAGAGTTTGCGGACCTGATTCAGCGTCGTATGAACGAAGGCGCGAAGGCCTAA
- a CDS encoding HAD-IIIC family phosphatase has product MMSSEAVAAPLKQKAGLEDVRELFAQRSEEIWPALRAATQAASDFSEVLALANLRKKALKAGISGGIDKTIRLAMIGGSNLYPLHELVQQKIGARSATGWWETEIWKGDYDNYIAEIFDPESELYIFKPEVIFLIPSNQRCVYQGALTDGPELQKVAATKMAEELLNLCRIAHERSGAEVIVANFLPAAEFDPGSFRVRTLGSNWNFRKLVNMELGLNAPSYVHVCDAEFLATRRGAATCHDPRAWFETKQLYSSDFAVDIAQEVAAIAASLHRPSKKVLALDLDNTLWGGVIGDDGMAGIEIGGTHARGEAFRQFQLAIASLAQRGVVLAVCSKNDYKNAAEPFEKHPEMVLRLKDIASFQANWEPKSENLRRIAQELNLGLDSIVFVDDNPAEIEIVKQFVPEIETIWLGPDPSEYASQLLDCRFFEPRSITTDDLKRGEQYQQQAARAQAMNASETDMDSYLASLEMHSVISEFTEVDVPRISQLINKSNQFNVTTRRRTEAEVEALLTDSDHYAFSVRLADKFGDNGLISVVIVKVEGATAVVDTWLMSCRVLKRQMEDEVVNEIVRLAGKRSCTTVLGNYLPTEKNGMVRDLFPRMGFELVEESTERTTYQLSIENFTPHKTHIQMDRRAYDTN; this is encoded by the coding sequence ATGATGAGTAGCGAAGCAGTAGCTGCGCCATTGAAGCAGAAGGCTGGCCTCGAAGATGTGCGTGAACTTTTCGCACAGCGGTCGGAAGAGATCTGGCCCGCGCTTCGGGCTGCTACACAGGCCGCGTCAGATTTTTCCGAGGTGCTTGCGCTGGCGAATCTACGCAAGAAGGCGCTCAAGGCCGGCATCTCTGGTGGGATAGATAAGACGATTCGCCTGGCAATGATCGGCGGCTCCAATCTTTATCCACTGCATGAGCTGGTGCAGCAAAAGATTGGTGCGCGCTCCGCCACGGGATGGTGGGAGACGGAGATCTGGAAGGGCGATTACGACAACTACATTGCCGAGATTTTTGATCCGGAGAGCGAGCTGTACATCTTCAAGCCAGAGGTCATCTTCCTGATTCCATCGAACCAGCGCTGCGTTTACCAGGGAGCGTTGACCGATGGGCCCGAGTTGCAGAAGGTGGCGGCTACAAAGATGGCGGAAGAGCTTTTGAACCTTTGCCGCATCGCCCACGAGCGTTCCGGGGCTGAAGTGATTGTTGCCAATTTTCTTCCTGCGGCTGAATTCGACCCAGGATCATTTCGTGTTCGCACTCTCGGCTCAAACTGGAACTTCCGCAAGTTGGTCAATATGGAGCTTGGGCTCAACGCTCCTTCTTACGTGCATGTCTGCGACGCAGAGTTTCTTGCCACTCGTCGTGGAGCAGCGACTTGCCATGATCCTCGCGCATGGTTTGAGACGAAGCAACTATACTCTTCTGATTTTGCGGTAGACATCGCGCAAGAGGTCGCTGCGATCGCCGCTTCTTTGCACCGGCCTTCGAAGAAGGTACTCGCGCTCGATCTCGATAATACGCTTTGGGGTGGCGTGATCGGGGATGACGGTATGGCAGGCATCGAGATCGGCGGAACCCATGCGCGAGGCGAGGCTTTTCGTCAGTTTCAGTTGGCGATTGCTTCTCTGGCTCAACGCGGTGTTGTGTTGGCGGTGTGTAGCAAGAACGATTACAAGAACGCCGCAGAACCGTTCGAGAAGCATCCTGAGATGGTATTGCGCCTGAAGGATATTGCATCTTTCCAGGCGAATTGGGAGCCGAAATCCGAGAATCTGCGCAGAATTGCGCAGGAACTCAACCTTGGTCTCGACTCTATTGTTTTTGTCGACGACAATCCTGCCGAAATCGAAATCGTAAAGCAGTTTGTCCCGGAGATTGAAACCATCTGGCTTGGTCCCGATCCATCGGAGTACGCATCGCAGCTTCTGGACTGCCGCTTCTTTGAACCGCGTTCGATCACTACGGATGATCTGAAGCGCGGCGAGCAGTACCAGCAGCAGGCGGCACGTGCTCAGGCGATGAATGCTTCAGAGACCGATATGGATTCCTATCTGGCATCACTGGAGATGCACAGCGTCATCAGCGAGTTTACCGAGGTGGATGTCCCGCGTATCTCGCAGCTGATCAATAAGAGCAATCAGTTCAACGTAACGACTCGTCGCCGCACGGAAGCGGAAGTGGAGGCGTTGCTCACGGATTCAGACCATTACGCCTTCAGCGTGCGGCTCGCAGATAAGTTTGGCGATAACGGCCTGATTTCGGTAGTGATCGTTAAAGTGGAAGGCGCGACCGCTGTAGTCGATACATGGCTGATGAGCTGCCGCGTGCTGAAGCGACAGATGGAAGACGAGGTCGTCAACGAGATCGTTCGCCTTGCCGGAAAGCGCAGTTGCACGACAGTGCTCGGGAATTATCTTCCTACCGAGAAGAACGGCATGGTTCGCGATCTCTTTCCGCGAATGGGATTCGAATTGGTTGAAGAGTCGACAGAGCGCACAACTTATCAGCTATCGATCGAAAACTTTACGCCTCACAAGACACATATACAGATGGACCGGAGAGCTTATGACACAAACTGA
- a CDS encoding glycosyltransferase, whose amino-acid sequence MKIVHVVYSLEMGGAEVLVAQLCHLQREHGHDVSVIAYSNLGTLGEKLLREGIPVLVLGEAPLPRTLLRFLKEFRRMRPDVVHCHNPAPTLQAAIPAKLAGTRSVIATRHSLVAPPYNRGEEIAFNFAARFCDWIVGICDATCENLRRTPGAHRNRIVRIYNGVDPLVPPPANTPAQRPGTTLLFVGRLAPIKNLSQLIQATANAIGHVPDLHLWIVGDGSERPALEAQVQTLGIEDHVTFWGERLDVAGFFCAADIFGMSSTSEGLPMSLLQAMSVGLPAIVTNVGGMAEVVRNAHAGLTAPVGDADQMTKAIVQLTSDPAQRELFRNNARTAYREHFTLEHMNASYIDLYQRRS is encoded by the coding sequence ATGAAGATTGTTCACGTTGTCTATAGCCTCGAGATGGGCGGGGCCGAGGTCCTCGTTGCCCAGCTCTGCCATCTGCAGAGGGAGCACGGGCACGATGTCTCCGTCATCGCATACAGCAATCTCGGGACTCTTGGAGAAAAGCTGCTCCGCGAAGGCATCCCTGTACTTGTCCTGGGTGAGGCTCCTCTGCCGCGAACGCTCCTCCGATTCCTGAAGGAATTTCGGCGCATGCGCCCCGATGTTGTGCATTGCCACAATCCGGCCCCTACGCTTCAGGCCGCGATTCCTGCCAAGCTGGCGGGAACACGTTCTGTTATTGCAACTCGCCACAGTCTCGTGGCTCCGCCTTACAATCGTGGCGAGGAAATTGCGTTCAACTTCGCCGCGCGCTTCTGCGACTGGATCGTTGGAATCTGCGATGCCACCTGCGAGAACCTGCGGCGCACGCCTGGAGCCCACCGCAACCGCATCGTTCGCATCTACAACGGAGTCGATCCTCTCGTTCCTCCCCCAGCAAACACGCCAGCGCAGCGACCAGGAACCACGCTGTTGTTTGTGGGTCGGCTTGCTCCAATCAAGAATCTCTCCCAGCTCATCCAGGCCACCGCCAATGCTATTGGGCACGTCCCCGATCTTCACCTGTGGATCGTTGGCGATGGTTCGGAACGCCCTGCCCTGGAGGCTCAGGTTCAAACACTTGGGATCGAGGACCACGTCACCTTCTGGGGAGAGCGCCTCGATGTGGCTGGGTTCTTCTGCGCAGCCGACATTTTTGGCATGTCCTCCACTTCGGAGGGCCTTCCTATGTCTCTGCTGCAAGCGATGTCTGTCGGGCTGCCAGCTATCGTTACCAATGTTGGAGGCATGGCGGAAGTTGTCCGCAACGCTCATGCCGGGCTGACAGCTCCCGTGGGAGATGCCGACCAGATGACGAAGGCGATCGTTCAGCTCACATCGGATCCAGCCCAGAGAGAGCTTTTCCGCAACAATGCGAGAACCGCTTATCGCGAACATTTCACTCTCGAGCACATGAACGCGTCCTACATAGATCTTTACCAGCGCCGATCTTGA
- a CDS encoding glycosyltransferase — translation MKALFWISLAVILYTYIGYPIIMYLLARFFPWRWRRGEFGAPVSIVMAVHNGALRIKEQVEHLASMEPERVREIIVISDGSNDGTAEILNQMRIPRLRAIILTEQVGKAAALNHGIAASTGEILLFIDIRPKVAPGALSKLLSNFSDPSVGCVAGELVLSTEGQDAAASAVSGVYWRYEQWIRNCEAAWDSPVGVYGGFYAARRKLVQPFPAGIILDDMFQPLSIVRQGYRSVLDRSAIVVDAWPSKVANEFQRKVRTLAGNYQLFALAPWTLSLRNRALFQLVSHKLMRLIVPYFFLAMLLSSTWLASHSFAWQIVALVQWMGWLMAALALRTRIPMIHRLASAASALLVLNVAAVAGFYKFLFTRGPLWKIWSPGERAPQGTISLETGSGNA, via the coding sequence ATGAAGGCGCTCTTCTGGATCTCTCTAGCAGTGATCCTGTACACCTATATCGGGTACCCCATCATCATGTATTTGCTGGCGCGGTTTTTCCCTTGGCGGTGGAGACGAGGTGAGTTCGGGGCGCCAGTCAGTATCGTCATGGCCGTACATAACGGAGCCCTTCGCATTAAGGAGCAGGTGGAACACCTCGCTTCAATGGAGCCGGAGCGGGTGCGCGAGATCATCGTGATCTCCGATGGTTCGAACGATGGCACCGCGGAGATTCTGAACCAGATGAGGATTCCTCGTCTGCGTGCGATCATCCTGACTGAACAAGTTGGGAAAGCTGCGGCGCTCAATCACGGCATTGCTGCATCGACCGGCGAGATTTTGCTATTTATTGATATTCGTCCGAAGGTGGCGCCTGGAGCCCTGTCAAAGCTGCTGAGTAACTTCTCGGATCCTTCAGTAGGTTGTGTTGCCGGAGAGCTGGTTCTGAGTACGGAAGGGCAGGATGCCGCGGCTTCGGCGGTAAGCGGTGTGTACTGGCGATATGAACAGTGGATCCGGAATTGCGAGGCCGCCTGGGATTCTCCAGTTGGCGTCTACGGTGGCTTTTACGCAGCGCGACGGAAGCTGGTTCAGCCATTTCCCGCCGGCATTATCCTCGACGATATGTTCCAGCCGTTGTCGATTGTGCGCCAGGGCTATCGCAGCGTACTTGATCGCTCGGCTATCGTAGTCGATGCCTGGCCGAGCAAGGTTGCGAATGAGTTCCAGCGTAAGGTGCGGACGCTGGCCGGAAACTATCAGCTGTTTGCCTTGGCACCCTGGACTCTCAGCCTGCGCAACCGTGCGCTCTTTCAGTTGGTTTCACACAAGCTGATGCGGCTGATCGTTCCGTATTTTTTCCTGGCGATGTTGTTGAGCTCAACCTGGCTGGCATCCCATTCGTTCGCCTGGCAGATTGTTGCGTTGGTGCAGTGGATGGGGTGGTTGATGGCTGCACTTGCATTGCGGACCAGGATTCCGATGATTCATCGCCTTGCCTCAGCTGCCAGTGCGTTACTGGTTCTTAATGTTGCGGCGGTTGCAGGTTTTTACAAGTTTTTATTTACCCGCGGACCTTTATGGAAGATATGGTCTCCCGGCGAGAGAGCTCCTCAAGGCACGATTTCGCTGGAGACAGGGTCGGGGAACGCATAA
- a CDS encoding TIGR03013 family XrtA/PEP-CTERM system glycosyltransferase, whose protein sequence is MIRLFNVYYPTRTIVLLMCEALIVGGSFLLATVLILGPDTYICLNYEYGTLKIVALTALTLLLSYYFDLYEPQRISERWEIYFRLLLVLGFLSFLLSAIIYFFPQIDIAHYVLLLGLMFLTLGLVIWRSAYEWIIGREIFRERVYVLGGGERAQSIVNMLRTRKDAGMEVIGFETVPEEKEERKEAFRSALQSFRGRAQGLDRVIVALEDRRGEVPLRELLKLRFDGVVIEEAGALLERLTGKLYLDGLRPSNFIYSEGFRVKPSQQIARRFVSTLAAATGLLLFLPFFPFVVLAVRFSSPGPIFFTQTRVGLGGRNFRVIKFRTMRTDAEVAGAKWASKDDPRATKVGRFMRKTRIDEIPQLWNVLKGDMGFVGPRPERPEFVPWLSENIPYFDLRHMIRPGLTGWAQVRYGYGSTLEEAREKLEYDLYYIKHMTLGLDLLIMFETVKTILRRRGAQ, encoded by the coding sequence ATGATTCGGTTATTCAATGTTTATTATCCGACCCGCACGATTGTTCTATTGATGTGCGAGGCGCTGATCGTTGGCGGATCGTTTTTGCTGGCGACCGTGCTGATTCTTGGGCCGGACACTTATATCTGCCTGAACTATGAGTACGGAACCCTGAAGATCGTAGCATTGACGGCCCTCACCTTACTTCTCTCGTATTACTTTGATCTTTATGAGCCGCAGCGTATCTCGGAGCGGTGGGAGATCTATTTCCGTCTTTTGCTGGTTCTTGGCTTTCTATCGTTTCTGCTTTCGGCGATCATCTACTTCTTCCCTCAGATTGATATCGCACACTATGTCTTGCTGCTTGGGCTGATGTTTCTCACGCTCGGGCTGGTAATCTGGCGGAGCGCTTATGAATGGATCATTGGTCGCGAGATCTTCCGCGAGCGCGTCTACGTGCTTGGCGGGGGAGAGAGAGCGCAGTCCATTGTGAATATGCTTCGTACCCGCAAGGACGCGGGGATGGAAGTGATTGGCTTTGAGACTGTGCCGGAAGAAAAAGAAGAGCGCAAAGAAGCGTTTCGCTCGGCGTTGCAATCGTTTCGCGGCCGGGCGCAGGGGCTCGATCGCGTGATCGTCGCACTGGAAGACCGTCGCGGCGAGGTGCCGTTACGCGAACTGCTGAAGTTGCGCTTTGACGGCGTTGTAATTGAAGAGGCAGGCGCTTTGCTGGAACGCCTGACCGGCAAGCTGTATCTGGATGGCCTGCGGCCCAGCAACTTTATCTATAGCGAGGGATTCCGCGTAAAGCCTTCGCAACAGATTGCGCGACGTTTCGTTTCGACCCTGGCAGCAGCGACCGGGCTGCTCCTCTTTCTGCCGTTCTTTCCGTTTGTTGTGCTGGCGGTGAGATTCTCTTCGCCCGGTCCGATCTTTTTCACCCAGACGCGCGTGGGCCTAGGCGGCCGCAACTTTAGAGTGATCAAGTTTCGCACGATGCGAACCGACGCGGAAGTTGCGGGAGCAAAGTGGGCGAGCAAGGATGATCCTCGAGCGACGAAAGTGGGCCGCTTTATGCGGAAGACCAGAATCGATGAAATCCCGCAGCTCTGGAATGTACTCAAGGGCGACATGGGATTTGTTGGTCCCCGTCCGGAGCGGCCTGAGTTTGTGCCGTGGCTCTCGGAGAACATCCCCTACTTCGATCTTCGCCACATGATTCGCCCGGGCCTGACCGGATGGGCTCAGGTCCGTTACGGGTATGGCTCGACTCTTGAAGAAGCTCGCGAAAAGCTGGAATACGACCTCTATTACATCAAGCACATGACCCTCGGGCTCGACTTGTTGATTATGTTTGAGACCGTCAAGACGATTCTTCGCCGCAGAGGTGCGCAATGA
- a CDS encoding CpsD/CapB family tyrosine-protein kinase produces MSRIYEALQKAESERKVERTEREPRPEERPETEHAPASVVVEYERPLSQVSDSADDLRVEEDRFETSGGLNLRAVKRCAWTPSIQRLPSLLERGPAVEQFRSLRSRVFEARDIKPIKSILVSSGLPQEGKSFVSANLAVSLARHKNSKVLLIDGDMRRYTLHELLGAESHPGLADYLSGKASLEDVMQRPSENTNFPDIERQVLSNLTFIPGGNGGDKAADLSGNSRFADLLRIAAPHFDWIIVDSSPVIPVSDGVNLARSCDGVLLVARSGVTKYTVAQRAAAELRAANVLGFVLNAVHEDLGAGSYYNYNADKE; encoded by the coding sequence AACGGAAGGTTGAGCGTACAGAGCGCGAGCCGCGACCTGAGGAGCGTCCTGAAACAGAGCACGCTCCAGCATCGGTTGTCGTCGAATATGAGCGTCCGCTTTCTCAGGTCAGTGATTCCGCAGACGATCTTCGTGTCGAAGAAGACCGCTTTGAGACCAGTGGAGGATTGAATCTTCGGGCCGTGAAGCGTTGTGCATGGACTCCTTCGATCCAGCGCCTTCCATCTTTGCTTGAAAGAGGGCCTGCGGTGGAGCAGTTCCGCAGTTTGCGTTCACGCGTATTTGAAGCGCGGGATATCAAGCCAATCAAATCGATCCTGGTGAGCAGCGGTTTGCCGCAGGAAGGCAAGAGCTTTGTCTCGGCCAACCTGGCGGTAAGCCTGGCGCGCCACAAGAACAGTAAGGTGCTGCTGATTGATGGTGACATGCGTCGCTATACGCTGCATGAGCTCCTGGGCGCGGAGTCGCACCCGGGCTTAGCGGACTATCTCTCAGGTAAGGCTTCTCTCGAAGATGTGATGCAACGCCCGTCGGAGAACACAAACTTCCCTGACATAGAACGTCAGGTTCTTTCGAACCTAACGTTCATTCCTGGCGGGAACGGTGGGGATAAGGCGGCTGACCTTTCGGGTAACTCCAGGTTTGCGGATTTGCTGCGAATTGCCGCGCCGCACTTCGACTGGATTATCGTCGATTCCTCGCCGGTGATTCCAGTGTCGGATGGCGTCAACCTTGCACGTTCGTGCGATGGTGTCCTACTGGTTGCCCGTTCCGGAGTTACGAAGTACACCGTTGCACAGCGCGCGGCAGCAGAGCTGCGAGCCGCCAATGTTCTCGGATTCGTTCTGAATGCCGTACACGAGGATCTCGGAGCCGGGAGCTATTACAACTACAACGCGGACAAGGAATAA